In one window of Primulina tabacum isolate GXHZ01 chromosome 8, ASM2559414v2, whole genome shotgun sequence DNA:
- the LOC142553852 gene encoding uncharacterized protein LOC142553852 isoform X1, translating to MESLAQLEVLCERLYNSQDSTERIHAENTLKCFSTNVDYISQCQYILDNALTPYALMLASSSLLKQVTEHSLSLQLRLDIRNYLISYLANRGPELQSFVVGSLVQLLCRLTKFGWFDEDRFRDVAKESINFLSQATPDHYAIGLKILNQLVCEMNQPNPGMPSSHHRRVACSFRDQSLFQIFQISLTSLHQLKNDVVSRLQELALSLSLKCLSFDFVGTSIDESSEEFGTVQIPSSWKSVLEDFSTIQIFFDYYALTKPPIAKESLECLVRLASVRRSLFTNDAARSKFLDHLMSGTKEILRTGQGLADHDNYHEFCRLLGRFRINYQLSELVTMEGYGDWIRLVAEFTSKSLQSWQWASSSVYYLLGLWSRLVSSVPYLKGDAPSLLDEFVPKITEGFITSRLDSAQGGLPDDVSEHPLDNVDLLQDQLDCFPNLCRFQYGSSSLFIINILEPILQLYMERAQLQTGDNSELSVVESKLAWIVHIIAAILKLKQSVGCSAESQEVLDAELSARVLRLVNVADSGLHSQRYGELSKQRLDRAILTFFQSFRKSYVGDHAMHSSKQLYAQLSDLIGLNDHLLLLDFFIRKVATNLKCYTECEEVIDHTLSLFLELASGYMTGKLLLKLDTVKFIIAHHTREHFPFLEENRCSRSRTTFYYTIGWLIFLEDSALVFKSSMDPLLQLFINLESTPDSLFRTDSVKYVLIGLMRDLRGIAMATNSRRTYGLLFDWIYPAHMPILLRGISHWSDTPEVTTPLLKFMAEFVLNKAQRLTFDISSPNGILLFREVSKLLVAYGSRVLTIPNVTDVYAFKYKGIWICLTILSRALAGNYVNFGVFELYGDRALADVLDIALKMTLSIPLSDILAYRKLTKAYFAFVEVLFNSHLVFVLSLDIHTFMHIVGSLESGLKGLDAGISSQCASAIDNLAAFYFNDITMGEAPSSPAAINLVRHITECSALLPEILKTLFEIVLFEDCSNQWSLSRPMLSLMLINEQMFTDLKTQILASQAVDQHQRLASCFDKLMVDITRSLDSKNRDKFTQNLNVFRHDFRVK from the exons ATGGAGAGCTTAGCACAGTTGGAGGTGTTGTGTGAAAGGCTTTACAATTCACAAGACTCAACAGAGCGAATTCATGCTGAGAATACACTGAAATGCTTTTCTACAAATGTTGATTACATTTCACAATGTCAGTATATTCTGGACAATGCTTTGACGCCTTATGCATTGATGTTGGCTAGTTCAAGCTTGTTGAAACAAGTGACTGAGCACAGTCTCTCCTTGCAGCTACGCCTTGATATCC GAAATTACCTAATAAGCTACCTAGCAAACAGAGGTCCTGAGCTGCAGTCCTTTGTGGTCGGATCTTTAGTGCAGCTTTTATGTCGTCTCACCAAATTTGGATGGTTTGATGAAGATAGATTTAGAGATGTAGCAAAAGAATCAATCAACTTTTTAAGCCAG GCAACGCCAGACCACTATGCTATTGGTTTAAAGATATTAAATCAGCTTGTTTGTGAGATGAATCAG CCCAACCCAGGAATGCCGTCATCACATCATCGGAGGGTGGCATGTTCCTTCAGAGATCAGAGTCTTTTTCAAATTTTCCAGATATCTCTAACTTCATTACATCAGCTTAAAAATGATG TCGTCAGCCGCTTGCAAGAATTGGCACTATCATTGTCACTTaaatgtttatcttttgattttGTTGGGACATCAATTGACGAAAGCTCTGAGGAATTTGGGACTGTCCAG ATTCCATCTTCTTGGAAGTCTGTGCTAGAAGATTTTTCCACCATACAAATATTTTTTGACTATTATGCACTTACAAAGCCGCCAATTGCAAAAGAG tcACTGGAGTGCTTGGTGCGATTGGCTTCTGTTAGGCGCTCTCTTTTCACCAATGATGCTGCACGTTCCAAGTTCTTGGACCATCTGATGTCGGGAACCAAAGAAATTTTACGAACAGGGCAAG GTCTTGCTGATCATGATAACTACCATGAGTTTTGCCGCCTTCTTGGACGATTCAGAATTAATTATCAG TTGTCTGAACTTGTGACCATGGAAGGATATGGTGATTGGATACGATTAGTTGCCGAGTTCACATCGAAATCTCTGCAGTCCTGGCAG TGGGCCAGTAGCAGTGTGTATTATCTCTTAGGGCTCTGGTCTAGGTTGGTGAGTTCTGTACCCTACCTGAAGGGTGATGCACCTAGCTTGCTTGATGAATTTGTGCCTAAAATCACTGAAGGATTTATCACTTCAAGATTGGATTCTGCACAG GGTGGCCTGCCAGATGATGTATCAGAGCATCCACTGGACAATGTTGACCTTCTTCAAGACCAGCTGGATTGCTTTCCTAACCTCTGCAGATTTCAG TATGGAAGCAGTAGCTTGTTTATTATCAACATCCTTGAGCCTATTTTACAATTGTACATG GAAAGAGCGCAGCTTCAGACTGGAGATAATAGTGAACTTTCTGTAGTTGAATCCAAGCTTGCTTGGATTGTACATATAATTGCTGCTATTTTAAAACTAAAGCAGAGTGTTGGGTGCAG TGCTGAATCACAGGAGGTACTGGACGCGGAACTTTCAGCTCGTGTTTTGCGGCTTGTAAATGTTGCTGATAGTGGATTACACAGCCAG AGATATGGTGAATTAAGCAAGCAAAGACTTGATCGAGCAATACTTACCTTTTTCCAGAGTTTCAGGAAATCGTATGTGGGCGACCATGCTATGCATTCATCAAAG CAGTTGTATGCCCAATTATCTGACCTTATTGGACTTAATGATCATCTATTGCTGTTGGATTTTTTTATTCGCAAAGTTGCAACGAACCTCAAGTGTTATACAGAG TGTGAGGAGGTTATTGATCACACATTGAGTTTGTTTTTGGAGCTGGCATCCgg TTATATGACTGGAAAACTACTTCTCAAGTTGGATACTGTAAAATTCATAATTGCACATCACACA AGGGAACATTTTCCATTTCTGGAGGAAAATAGATGTTCTCGTAGCAGAACAACGTTCTATTACACTATTGGCTGGTTAATATTCCTGGAGGATAGCGCTCTGGTCTTTAAGTCTTCAATGGATCCTCTGCTGCAG CTTTTCATCAATTTGGAATCAACTCCCGACTCTTTGTTTCGAACCGACTCTGTGAAATATGTACTGATTGGGTTGATGAGAGATCTAAGGGGGATTGCAATGGCCACCAATAG TCGCAGAACTTATGGGCTTCTCTTTGATTGGATTTATCCTGCTCACATGCCTATTCTGCTAAGGGGAATTTCACATTGGTCTGATACACCAGAA GTGACAACTCCATTGCTGAAATTCATGGCCGAGTTTGTATTAAACAAAGCACAACGTTTGACTTTTGATATTTCATCTCCGAATGGCATACTTCTTTTCAGAGAAGTTAGCAAGTTGCTAGTCGCGTATGGCTCAAGGGTTTTAACAATTCCAAATGTTACTGACGTATATGCATTCAAATACAAAGGAATATGGATTTGTTTAACTATTCTTTCAAGAG CACTTGCAGGAaattatgtgaattttggtGTGTTTGAACTCTACGGAGATAGAGCACTCGCTGATGTACTTGATATTGCCCTTAAGATGACTCTATCAATTCCACTGTCTGACATTTTGGCTTACAGAAAG TTAACGAAGGCTTACTTTGCCTTTGTGGAGGTTCTGTTTAACAGCCATCTTGTTTTTGTGTTGAGCCTTGATATACACACCTTCATGCATATTGTCGGTTCACTTGAGTCTGGTCTCAAAGGTCTCGATGCTGGTATCTCCTCTCAG TGTGCATCTGCTATTGATAATTTGGCCGCTTTCTATTTCAACGACATTACCATGGGGGAGGCTCCATCATCACCAGCTGCTATTAATCTTGTGAGGCACATAACAGAATGCTCAGCACTACTACCTGAA
- the LOC142553852 gene encoding uncharacterized protein LOC142553852 isoform X2, which yields MESLAQLEVLCERLYNSQDSTERIHAENTLKCFSTNVDYISQCQYILDNALTPYALMLASSSLLKQVTEHSLSLQLRLDIRNYLISYLANRGPELQSFVVGSLVQLLCRLTKFGWFDEDRFRDVAKESINFLSQATPDHYAIGLKILNQLVCEMNQPNPGMPSSHHRRVACSFRDQSLFQIFQISLTSLHQLKNDVVSRLQELALSLSLKCLSFDFVGTSIDESSEEFGTVQIPSSWKSVLEDFSTIQIFFDYYALTKPPIAKESLECLVRLASVRRSLFTNDAARSKFLDHLMSGTKEILRTGQGLADHDNYHEFCRLLGRFRINYQLSELVTMEGYGDWIRLVAEFTSKSLQSWQWASSSVYYLLGLWSRLVSSVPYLKGDAPSLLDEFVPKITEGFITSRLDSAQGGLPDDVSEHPLDNVDLLQDQLDCFPNLCRFQYGSSSLFIINILEPILQLYMERAQLQTGDNSELSVVESKLAWIVHIIAAILKLKQSVGCSAESQEVLDAELSARVLRLVNVADSGLHSQRYGELSKQRLDRAILTFFQSFRKSYVGDHAMHSSKLYAQLSDLIGLNDHLLLLDFFIRKVATNLKCYTECEEVIDHTLSLFLELASGYMTGKLLLKLDTVKFIIAHHTREHFPFLEENRCSRSRTTFYYTIGWLIFLEDSALVFKSSMDPLLQLFINLESTPDSLFRTDSVKYVLIGLMRDLRGIAMATNSRRTYGLLFDWIYPAHMPILLRGISHWSDTPEVTTPLLKFMAEFVLNKAQRLTFDISSPNGILLFREVSKLLVAYGSRVLTIPNVTDVYAFKYKGIWICLTILSRALAGNYVNFGVFELYGDRALADVLDIALKMTLSIPLSDILAYRKLTKAYFAFVEVLFNSHLVFVLSLDIHTFMHIVGSLESGLKGLDAGISSQCASAIDNLAAFYFNDITMGEAPSSPAAINLVRHITECSALLPEILKTLFEIVLFEDCSNQWSLSRPMLSLMLINEQMFTDLKTQILASQAVDQHQRLASCFDKLMVDITRSLDSKNRDKFTQNLNVFRHDFRVK from the exons ATGGAGAGCTTAGCACAGTTGGAGGTGTTGTGTGAAAGGCTTTACAATTCACAAGACTCAACAGAGCGAATTCATGCTGAGAATACACTGAAATGCTTTTCTACAAATGTTGATTACATTTCACAATGTCAGTATATTCTGGACAATGCTTTGACGCCTTATGCATTGATGTTGGCTAGTTCAAGCTTGTTGAAACAAGTGACTGAGCACAGTCTCTCCTTGCAGCTACGCCTTGATATCC GAAATTACCTAATAAGCTACCTAGCAAACAGAGGTCCTGAGCTGCAGTCCTTTGTGGTCGGATCTTTAGTGCAGCTTTTATGTCGTCTCACCAAATTTGGATGGTTTGATGAAGATAGATTTAGAGATGTAGCAAAAGAATCAATCAACTTTTTAAGCCAG GCAACGCCAGACCACTATGCTATTGGTTTAAAGATATTAAATCAGCTTGTTTGTGAGATGAATCAG CCCAACCCAGGAATGCCGTCATCACATCATCGGAGGGTGGCATGTTCCTTCAGAGATCAGAGTCTTTTTCAAATTTTCCAGATATCTCTAACTTCATTACATCAGCTTAAAAATGATG TCGTCAGCCGCTTGCAAGAATTGGCACTATCATTGTCACTTaaatgtttatcttttgattttGTTGGGACATCAATTGACGAAAGCTCTGAGGAATTTGGGACTGTCCAG ATTCCATCTTCTTGGAAGTCTGTGCTAGAAGATTTTTCCACCATACAAATATTTTTTGACTATTATGCACTTACAAAGCCGCCAATTGCAAAAGAG tcACTGGAGTGCTTGGTGCGATTGGCTTCTGTTAGGCGCTCTCTTTTCACCAATGATGCTGCACGTTCCAAGTTCTTGGACCATCTGATGTCGGGAACCAAAGAAATTTTACGAACAGGGCAAG GTCTTGCTGATCATGATAACTACCATGAGTTTTGCCGCCTTCTTGGACGATTCAGAATTAATTATCAG TTGTCTGAACTTGTGACCATGGAAGGATATGGTGATTGGATACGATTAGTTGCCGAGTTCACATCGAAATCTCTGCAGTCCTGGCAG TGGGCCAGTAGCAGTGTGTATTATCTCTTAGGGCTCTGGTCTAGGTTGGTGAGTTCTGTACCCTACCTGAAGGGTGATGCACCTAGCTTGCTTGATGAATTTGTGCCTAAAATCACTGAAGGATTTATCACTTCAAGATTGGATTCTGCACAG GGTGGCCTGCCAGATGATGTATCAGAGCATCCACTGGACAATGTTGACCTTCTTCAAGACCAGCTGGATTGCTTTCCTAACCTCTGCAGATTTCAG TATGGAAGCAGTAGCTTGTTTATTATCAACATCCTTGAGCCTATTTTACAATTGTACATG GAAAGAGCGCAGCTTCAGACTGGAGATAATAGTGAACTTTCTGTAGTTGAATCCAAGCTTGCTTGGATTGTACATATAATTGCTGCTATTTTAAAACTAAAGCAGAGTGTTGGGTGCAG TGCTGAATCACAGGAGGTACTGGACGCGGAACTTTCAGCTCGTGTTTTGCGGCTTGTAAATGTTGCTGATAGTGGATTACACAGCCAG AGATATGGTGAATTAAGCAAGCAAAGACTTGATCGAGCAATACTTACCTTTTTCCAGAGTTTCAGGAAATCGTATGTGGGCGACCATGCTATGCATTCATCAAAG TTGTATGCCCAATTATCTGACCTTATTGGACTTAATGATCATCTATTGCTGTTGGATTTTTTTATTCGCAAAGTTGCAACGAACCTCAAGTGTTATACAGAG TGTGAGGAGGTTATTGATCACACATTGAGTTTGTTTTTGGAGCTGGCATCCgg TTATATGACTGGAAAACTACTTCTCAAGTTGGATACTGTAAAATTCATAATTGCACATCACACA AGGGAACATTTTCCATTTCTGGAGGAAAATAGATGTTCTCGTAGCAGAACAACGTTCTATTACACTATTGGCTGGTTAATATTCCTGGAGGATAGCGCTCTGGTCTTTAAGTCTTCAATGGATCCTCTGCTGCAG CTTTTCATCAATTTGGAATCAACTCCCGACTCTTTGTTTCGAACCGACTCTGTGAAATATGTACTGATTGGGTTGATGAGAGATCTAAGGGGGATTGCAATGGCCACCAATAG TCGCAGAACTTATGGGCTTCTCTTTGATTGGATTTATCCTGCTCACATGCCTATTCTGCTAAGGGGAATTTCACATTGGTCTGATACACCAGAA GTGACAACTCCATTGCTGAAATTCATGGCCGAGTTTGTATTAAACAAAGCACAACGTTTGACTTTTGATATTTCATCTCCGAATGGCATACTTCTTTTCAGAGAAGTTAGCAAGTTGCTAGTCGCGTATGGCTCAAGGGTTTTAACAATTCCAAATGTTACTGACGTATATGCATTCAAATACAAAGGAATATGGATTTGTTTAACTATTCTTTCAAGAG CACTTGCAGGAaattatgtgaattttggtGTGTTTGAACTCTACGGAGATAGAGCACTCGCTGATGTACTTGATATTGCCCTTAAGATGACTCTATCAATTCCACTGTCTGACATTTTGGCTTACAGAAAG TTAACGAAGGCTTACTTTGCCTTTGTGGAGGTTCTGTTTAACAGCCATCTTGTTTTTGTGTTGAGCCTTGATATACACACCTTCATGCATATTGTCGGTTCACTTGAGTCTGGTCTCAAAGGTCTCGATGCTGGTATCTCCTCTCAG TGTGCATCTGCTATTGATAATTTGGCCGCTTTCTATTTCAACGACATTACCATGGGGGAGGCTCCATCATCACCAGCTGCTATTAATCTTGTGAGGCACATAACAGAATGCTCAGCACTACTACCTGAA